A genomic region of Porticoccaceae bacterium LTM1 contains the following coding sequences:
- the metF gene encoding methylenetetrahydrofolate reductase [NAD(P)H], with protein MTTDNINISFEFFPPRTDEGREKLKNVRAELNKLGPEYFSCTYGAGGSTRDNTKGVVLEMKGEGYDIAPHLSFGSDSEETIQQLLSDYKDAGVNRLVALRGDLPSGMGAPKPIYAEQLVAFTREHFGDHFNIAVACYPEIHPQAPSYHQDIEFLKRKFDAGANYGITQYFYHADAYFYFAEECDKAGINQPIYPGIMPITNYHNLARFSDACGADIPRWIRKGLESCGEDKEAIKAFGLDVVTSLCEQLIDGGVPGFHFYTMNQVEPTRQIIENLGLTEQ; from the coding sequence ATGACCACTGACAATATCAATATCAGCTTCGAATTCTTCCCCCCTCGCACTGACGAAGGCCGGGAAAAGTTAAAAAACGTTCGCGCCGAATTAAACAAACTCGGCCCGGAATACTTTTCCTGCACTTACGGTGCCGGCGGCTCCACCCGCGATAACACCAAAGGTGTAGTACTGGAAATGAAAGGCGAGGGCTACGATATCGCCCCGCACCTCTCTTTTGGCAGCGACAGCGAAGAAACCATTCAGCAGCTGTTGAGCGATTACAAAGATGCCGGCGTTAATCGCCTGGTCGCACTGCGTGGTGACCTGCCTTCTGGCATGGGTGCTCCCAAACCGATCTATGCAGAGCAGTTGGTGGCATTTACTCGCGAGCACTTTGGCGATCACTTTAATATTGCCGTTGCCTGTTATCCGGAAATTCACCCGCAAGCGCCCAGCTATCATCAAGACATCGAATTTCTGAAGCGCAAATTCGATGCAGGCGCAAACTACGGTATTACCCAGTACTTTTACCACGCTGACGCCTATTTTTATTTTGCAGAAGAGTGTGATAAAGCCGGCATTAATCAACCGATTTATCCCGGTATTATGCCGATCACCAACTACCACAATCTGGCGCGCTTCTCTGATGCCTGTGGCGCCGATATCCCACGCTGGATTCGAAAGGGCCTGGAAAGTTGTGGGGAAGACAAAGAGGCGATCAAGGCCTTTGGTTTGGATGTGGTCACCAGCTTGTGTGAACAACTGATTGATGGTGGCGTACCGGGCTTCCACTTTTACACCATGAATCAGGTGGAACCGACCCGGCAGATTATCGAAAATCTGGGCCTTACCGAACAATAG
- the ahcY gene encoding adenosylhomocysteinase, with product MSNTDYKVADINLADWGNKEIAIAETEMPALMALREKYAAEQPLKGAKILGCIHMTIQTAVLIQTLEALGAEVRWTSCNIFSTQDHAAAAIAASGTPVFAWKGETEEEYEWCLEQQILKDGQPWDANMVLDDGGDLTAMLHEKYPQVLENVHGITEETTTGVHRLYEMLENGELKVPAINVNDSVTKSKNDNKYGCRHSLNDAIKRGTDHLLSGKKALVIGYGDVGKGSAQSLRQEGMIVKVAEIDPICAMQACMDGYEVVSPYIDGINTGERDCINKELLGNTDLVVTTTGNVNVCDANMLASLKSGCVVSNIGHFDNEIDTAFLRKNYEWEEVKPQVHKIYRDRANNDHLILLSEGRLVNLGNATGHPSRIMDGSFANQVLAQMYLWELKFADQDDTRKAELLKVEVLPKKLDEEVAAHMVRGFGGVITKLTEKQASYIHVPVEGPYKPESYRY from the coding sequence ATGAGCAACACCGATTACAAAGTCGCAGATATCAACCTGGCCGACTGGGGCAACAAAGAAATCGCCATCGCAGAAACCGAAATGCCAGCCCTGATGGCTCTTCGTGAAAAATACGCTGCCGAGCAACCGCTGAAAGGCGCAAAAATCCTCGGCTGTATTCACATGACCATTCAGACCGCTGTACTGATCCAGACCCTGGAAGCACTGGGCGCCGAAGTGCGCTGGACCTCGTGCAACATTTTCTCCACCCAGGATCACGCTGCCGCCGCAATCGCTGCCAGTGGTACACCGGTATTCGCCTGGAAAGGTGAGACCGAGGAAGAGTACGAATGGTGCCTGGAGCAACAGATCCTGAAAGACGGCCAGCCTTGGGATGCCAACATGGTGCTGGATGATGGCGGCGACCTGACTGCTATGCTGCACGAAAAATACCCGCAAGTACTGGAGAACGTTCACGGCATCACCGAAGAAACCACCACCGGGGTACACCGCCTGTACGAAATGCTGGAAAACGGCGAACTGAAAGTACCAGCTATCAACGTGAACGACTCTGTAACCAAGTCCAAAAACGACAACAAGTATGGCTGTCGTCACAGCCTCAACGATGCCATCAAGCGCGGTACCGACCACCTGCTGTCCGGTAAAAAAGCCCTGGTAATCGGTTACGGCGATGTGGGTAAAGGCTCTGCCCAATCCCTGCGCCAGGAAGGCATGATCGTAAAAGTGGCGGAGATCGACCCGATCTGTGCCATGCAGGCATGTATGGATGGCTACGAAGTAGTTTCTCCTTACATCGACGGCATCAATACCGGCGAACGCGACTGCATTAACAAAGAGCTGCTGGGCAATACCGATCTGGTGGTAACCACCACCGGTAACGTTAACGTCTGTGATGCCAATATGCTGGCCAGCCTGAAAAGCGGCTGTGTGGTTTCCAATATCGGTCACTTCGACAATGAAATTGATACCGCCTTCCTGCGTAAAAATTACGAGTGGGAAGAAGTAAAACCGCAGGTACACAAAATTTACCGTGACCGGGCCAACAACGATCACCTGATCCTGCTCTCTGAAGGCCGCCTGGTAAACCTGGGCAACGCCACCGGTCACCCGTCGCGCATTATGGATGGTTCTTTCGCCAACCAGGTATTGGCACAAATGTACCTGTGGGAACTGAAATTCGCCGATCAGGACGATACCCGTAAAGCTGAGCTGCTGAAAGTGGAAGTATTGCCGAAGAAACTCGACGAAGAAGTAGCAGCTCACATGGTGCGCGGTTTTGGTGGTGTGATCACCAAACTGACAGAAAAACAGGCCAGCTATATTCACGTGCCAGTTGAAGGGCCGTACAAGCCGGAAAGTTATCGCTATTAA